Sequence from the Panicum virgatum strain AP13 chromosome 5N, P.virgatum_v5, whole genome shotgun sequence genome:
TCTTGCACGAACCTTTAGATTTCCTGTCTTGTTAGCCTCCAAGCCACTAAGCATCTCAAAGCTGCACAACCTCACCACCTGCTCAACAACGCCGCCCTCTTCTTCCCTGTCGGTGAACGGGACACCGAGGAACAATGCAAGTTTCTTGACACACCCCACAGGATCTGACATCATGTCTTCGTACTTGAGGAACAGAACCCTGTCGGGCCTCGCGATGCTTTCCTTCCAGTACTCGAGGCAATGATTCCAGAAAGGCCCGTAGGGAAGAGCACCCTCGCAAAACCTATTGAACGCAGTGTCCAAGTCCAAGTCAGCACCGCGTCCTCCATGAACCCTGTTCCAGAAATGCCACAACGACACAAAGGCATCCTTGGGCTCTCGACAAATATAAACGATGCGAACACAGCCATGGTTGGCTATGGATTCAGGAAGAAGCGACATGGGCACATGGGTGGCCAGAAGCCTTGGGGAGGCAAGTGTCTCAACATAGGTTAGGTCCTCGTTTGCAGGGATCTCCAGGAAAGGCACAACCTCCTGGGGATGAAGGGTGAGGAGAGGGTGGTTGTGGAGGTCGTAGCTGGAGCGGGTGGTTATCGTGAAGGCGAGGGCCTTGAGCCATGTGGTGCCACACTTGGGGTTTGTGGCTAGGATGACATCGTCATCACGAGCCTTGAACATGTCTTGGAGGAGCATCACTCTTTTGGCGGTCTGCGGCCATAGCCAGTAGCTCTTGTAGAGCACCATGCCCTCTCTCACTGGAAGTTTGGACACAAGATCATCGATGTGAGTCTCGGATGGGCTACCGCTATTGGGTTGTTCCATGGGCTACCGCTAGAGGATTGAGCGCTACTCGATCTAGCTAGCTGTGTGCTGAAGAATGAAGGAGAGAATGTatctatatatagagagagacggACATTAATTGCTGTAATAACTATTTGATACAGTAGGTTTGTTGAATCGCCACTAATGTGGATCGGAGTATACAGCTGAAGACATGAGTGCCGTGGGGGCATGGTCATTGATGACACCGACTTCCTGACTAGCGCAGCactaaaaaaacatcacatcaaatatttaaaCATATGCATGAAATatgaaataaaatctatttatagaattttttacgcggatgggttgtaaatcgtgagatgaatctaatgagcctacttaattcatgatttgcaacagtaatgctacagtaatcatccgctaattatagattaatcctggattaattatgctcattagattcgtctcgcgatttacaatccatccgtacaaaaagttttataaataaactttatttaatactccaaattaataagattccctttcaaaaaaaattgtcaaagtgatctaaacacactATGAGCAGGTGACCTAAttgattatttatttttatgaaTCATTTGATCTTTACTTGAGAACTAATGGTGATCGCCCttggatgatgagtgattgataATGTTATGTGGATTTGATGTATCTCTTGGCTCGTGATGTGCAGCGTAGGATGCAACATGACGGTCGACAGCACGTGGTGAAGGGCGAGCTCCAACTTGGACGCGATGGATCACGCGGTGGTGAAGGATAAATTGAGGCTTGAAGCCGAGGGACCTATTGAGTCCGGACGGAGTCGTGGGCACTCCACATGATGCATGATAGGAGTAAGAGTACATGGAGGACGAGATGATGATGAAAACAGCGTCGATCAAGACAAGGAGGAAGGCGATGGTAAGCTCGAGTAGATTGCTCGTGCGGCGGGAACACGGAAGACTTGAAGACGTCAAAGCTTGGTGGTGGCAGACACGCATCAACATCGGAGCAAGCAGATTTATCAATTTGGGTTTAAAAATGGGGGGCACATCTGGTGAGGACAGATGGAGGTGATTGAGGGTACAAGACTTATCACGATGTTCGCATCGAGGCGAAACAAAGTCGTGAAAGCGGCATGTCCATCCGGTAGTCCGGTAAATACTGGAACTGTTTTACCTCTATGGGGTATTTGGGTTATGTGCTTCATCTAAGGATGTTTTGGTCTTTTTGGATGGAGTCCTATTTGTTAGTTTAGGGTTAGCGTTGAGAGGGAGATAGAAGTGGCTCTTTGCTTGAACCTTTTGCAATCCATACTTTGAGTGATGCTAGGAGTATCTTGTAACCGGACTCGTGAAGTAATCCAAAATTAAATCCGTGTTCAATTTTGTCATTCccagtgtttttctttttctccattttcgGATTTATTTTGGGTCAATTTTTTTCATCGCGTTTAGCTGTGTTTTGATTCTGTTTTTTTAGGGTTTTTGTAACATCCCTAAAATTCACTAACCAAATTCACTTGCTAAAATTGTTTTCAAAACCTATTGCAAAATTTATCCTTGAACTCAATTTCCTTTATTATCTAATCTTCATCGTATTCCTAATCTCCATCTTTTACCTAATCTCTATCCAATTATTTTCCTTTCAATATAACGTTGCAGCCTAATAATCCCTTCTTCCTAAGCCACCATGGTAATTCTATTTTCTTCTGTAATGCACTCACGCATGATTCAGCTTGCTTTTCTCTAATCGTTTGCTCTCTTCTCGTCTCCACGTTGTGTGCTTGGCTGCTTGCACACAAGCAAGCTACGACAACTAGCAAGTCACTGGCCATGGCAGCAGCATGCGTACACCATGTTCCCAGCAGTGCTGCTGGTACACTCCGCATCCAAATCCGCCAAGCCAGTCCCCTTGTCGTCCCAGCTCCCACGCGATACACGCGCAGCATGCTGCCGGCCACGCGCAGCATGCCACCGCTACGCGCCGCTGCCTACCTCTGCGCGCCGTCGCCTCAGCGCCACCGTGCCGCTCCACGACTCCCGAGCTGGCCCTGGTGCCA
This genomic interval carries:
- the LOC120676602 gene encoding cytosolic sulfotransferase 17-like, with the protein product MEQPNSGSPSETHIDDLVSKLPVREGMVLYKSYWLWPQTAKRVMLLQDMFKARDDDVILATNPKCGTTWLKALAFTITTRSSYDLHNHPLLTLHPQEVVPFLEIPANEDLTYVETLASPRLLATHVPMSLLPESIANHGCVRIVYICREPKDAFVSLWHFWNRVHGGRGADLDLDTAFNRFCEGALPYGPFWNHCLEYWKESIARPDRVLFLKYEDMMSDPVGCVKKLALFLGVPFTDREEEGGVVEQVVRLCSFEMLSGLEANKTGNLKVRARPNVVYEKAAFFRRGKVGDWVNHMSEEMGTKLDSIMEEKLKGSGLVL